In Dyadobacter subterraneus, a single genomic region encodes these proteins:
- a CDS encoding pyridoxal phosphate-dependent aminotransferase produces MEFLKSQRLNNLKYEIRGATYEKALELESLGFKIHNLNIGNPAPFGFDSPDEIVHDIIMNIRNAQGYSDSRGLFSARKAVMHYTQTIGIQDVEINDIFIGNGVSELILLSMQALINPGDEILVPSPDYPLWTAAIALSGGTPVHYVCDEEADWNPDLEDMESKITSRTKGIVMINPNNPTGAVYEKDVLMRIAKMAEEHKLIIFSDEIYDKILYDGAVHYPMGTMVHDTLCVSYGGLSKNYRSAGFRGGWMILSGAKQKAKSYVEGLLLLASMRLCANVPTQYAIQTALGGYQSIKELVVPTGRLHKQMNLIYDRLVSIPGITCVKPKGSLYVFPKIDLKKFGLENDEKFVYDLLSEQRVLVVAGTGFNYISDDHFRIVFLPTLDELNQAMDKLEYFLETRRVLSTRTVEEVIGN; encoded by the coding sequence ATGGAATTCTTAAAAAGTCAGCGCCTTAACAATCTCAAATATGAAATTCGCGGGGCTACTTATGAAAAAGCATTAGAGCTGGAAAGCCTTGGCTTCAAAATTCATAATCTGAACATTGGGAATCCCGCGCCATTCGGTTTCGATTCTCCTGATGAAATTGTGCATGATATCATCATGAATATCCGTAATGCACAAGGTTATTCTGATTCACGCGGATTGTTTTCTGCCCGGAAGGCGGTCATGCATTATACCCAAACCATCGGAATCCAGGATGTTGAAATCAATGATATTTTTATTGGAAACGGTGTCAGTGAATTAATTCTGCTATCCATGCAGGCATTGATAAATCCTGGCGATGAAATTCTTGTGCCTTCTCCGGATTATCCCTTATGGACTGCCGCCATTGCTTTGAGCGGAGGCACGCCCGTACATTATGTATGTGATGAAGAAGCCGACTGGAATCCGGATCTGGAAGATATGGAAAGTAAAATCACTTCCCGTACAAAAGGAATTGTAATGATCAATCCCAATAATCCTACCGGCGCCGTATATGAAAAAGATGTGCTGATGCGCATCGCTAAAATGGCAGAAGAACATAAGCTCATTATTTTTTCTGATGAGATCTATGACAAAATATTATATGACGGAGCGGTTCATTACCCAATGGGTACCATGGTTCACGATACGCTTTGTGTGTCTTACGGCGGACTTTCCAAAAACTACCGTTCGGCAGGTTTTCGTGGCGGCTGGATGATTTTGAGCGGCGCTAAACAGAAAGCAAAATCTTATGTTGAAGGTTTGTTGCTTTTGGCCAGCATGCGTCTCTGCGCCAATGTTCCTACTCAATATGCGATTCAAACTGCCCTGGGCGGATATCAAAGTATAAAGGAACTCGTAGTTCCAACCGGAAGATTACACAAACAAATGAATCTGATCTACGATAGGTTGGTTTCCATTCCGGGCATTACCTGCGTAAAACCAAAAGGTTCATTATATGTTTTTCCAAAAATTGATTTGAAGAAATTTGGTCTGGAAAATGATGAAAAATTTGTTTACGATTTACTAAGTGAACAAAGAGTACTTGTTGTTGCTGGTACCGGTTTCAATTATATTTCTGATGACCATTTCCGGATTGTTTTTCTTCCAACACTGGACGAATTAAACCAGGCGATGGACAAACTGGAATATTTTCTTGAAACAAGACGGGTATTATCAACCCGTACAGTTGAAGAAGTAATAGGGAATTAG
- a CDS encoding queuosine precursor transporter, with protein sequence MIQQSVAEQKRQRLFLVLCGIFLTNALIAEIIGTKIFSVESLLGVNPAQIPIGGTKLDFNMTAGVVNWPVVFITSDIINEYFGTKGVRRISYLTAIFIVYTFITIYFATQLPPAQFWLDVNSTDSHGNHFNINDAFNKIFNQGLGIMIGSIVAFLLGQILDVFVFSWLRKRTGSKHIWLRATGSTMFSQLVDSFVVLTIAFYVFGNWDMKQILSVGSINYLYKGSVAILLTPILYIAHYFIDGYLGKEYAEELAHHAAHDGEVL encoded by the coding sequence ATGATTCAACAATCAGTAGCAGAGCAGAAAAGACAACGTCTTTTTCTGGTGCTTTGCGGAATTTTCCTGACCAACGCGCTTATCGCTGAAATCATCGGCACAAAAATATTTTCAGTTGAATCACTCTTAGGTGTAAATCCTGCCCAAATACCCATTGGAGGCACCAAACTGGATTTCAATATGACAGCCGGGGTTGTAAACTGGCCAGTCGTTTTTATTACTTCTGATATTATTAATGAATATTTTGGCACGAAAGGCGTCAGAAGAATTTCCTATCTGACAGCTATTTTCATTGTTTATACTTTCATAACTATATATTTCGCCACGCAATTACCTCCTGCACAATTCTGGCTGGATGTGAACAGCACGGACAGCCATGGCAATCATTTCAATATTAACGACGCCTTTAACAAAATTTTCAATCAGGGACTAGGGATTATGATCGGTTCCATCGTGGCATTTCTTTTGGGTCAGATTCTGGATGTTTTTGTTTTTTCCTGGTTGAGAAAAAGAACAGGCAGCAAACATATCTGGCTTCGTGCAACTGGTTCTACGATGTTTTCCCAGCTTGTCGACAGTTTCGTGGTTTTAACAATTGCATTTTATGTTTTTGGAAACTGGGATATGAAACAGATTCTTTCGGTGGGTAGTATCAATTATTTATACAAAGGTTCTGTTGCGATTTTGCTGACGCCAATCCTGTACATCGCTCATTATTTTATTGACGGGTATTTGGGAAAGGAATATGCGGAGGAGCTCGCGCATCATGCTGCGCATGATGGGGAGGTTTTGTAG
- a CDS encoding TrmH family RNA methyltransferase gives MLSKNRVKYINSLKIKKYRQLHEAFIVEGAKSVLELLASEFEVEFVLSTPDFQQKYSSILSDHKTLVETVTPKELEGLGLFQTNDSCLAVAKTKDNVFLSADMQEYALILDDIRDPGNLGTIIRIADWYGVKKIICSPDTTDFYNPKVIAASKGSFTRVKTYYTYLPEFLSENGKDRTIIGAFLDGDSIYDHKFSAEGGYVVMGNESNGVGPEVESFITHRITIPRVGEAESLNVGIATAVMLDNMRRIVG, from the coding sequence ATGTTGTCTAAAAATCGTGTAAAATATATTAATTCTCTGAAAATCAAGAAGTACCGCCAGCTTCACGAGGCTTTCATCGTTGAAGGTGCTAAAAGTGTGCTTGAATTGTTGGCTTCAGAGTTTGAAGTTGAATTTGTATTATCTACTCCGGATTTTCAACAAAAATACTCAAGTATTTTATCTGACCATAAAACTCTTGTGGAAACTGTCACGCCAAAAGAACTTGAAGGTCTGGGATTATTTCAAACCAATGATTCTTGTCTGGCTGTGGCAAAGACGAAAGATAACGTTTTTTTAAGCGCAGATATGCAGGAATATGCATTGATTTTAGATGATATTCGTGATCCGGGAAATTTGGGAACGATCATCCGCATTGCAGACTGGTATGGTGTGAAGAAAATAATCTGCTCGCCGGACACAACTGATTTTTACAATCCGAAGGTAATTGCTGCCAGCAAAGGATCTTTTACCAGAGTTAAAACTTACTATACTTATCTTCCTGAATTTCTTTCTGAAAACGGAAAAGATCGTACTATTATTGGCGCATTTTTGGATGGAGATTCAATTTATGATCACAAATTTTCTGCGGAAGGCGGTTATGTGGTGATGGGAAATGAATCCAATGGCGTAGGCCCGGAAGTTGAATCTTTTATTACGCATAGAATTACAATTCCGAGAGTAGGAGAGGCGGAATCTTTGAATGTCGGGATTGCTACGGCGGTGATGCTGGATAATATGAGGCGGATTGTTGGGTGA
- a CDS encoding BamA/TamA family outer membrane protein, which yields MNISCRVTYFGYLFLFFLGVTGCARKTSTSTGQYFLGTSTFKGNKVISDSDLDALIPQRPNSRFLSLPIFPKVGIYQFGELFYKKEEKQRKVIEVTQNYQKESRLHENNIRQLEKIQRRYAKKLARAQKRVDEGNFWMRVLGEAPVYYIQSEVVKNAEKMQKYLYNNGFFQNTVTYKNDTTFKRIQVKYLINENRPTILDNINYQVRNQMIDSLLKSSSKDAMLISKKRYDGDAFEEERVRIETLLRNQGYFGFSRQNVTFLINDTITKPKTDSLFRTVDVNVKVSLPAKEKNPVPYSIESVRFEVLPPAGLPDSLFRKDTVYSQGIQYIFADKKFAPRILDTKIVVRPGQLYSQKNERDTQRQLSLTDQFRFVNYSFDSTGHNLKVHYQAIPLEKYQVSADVGLNVIQLQGAPGPFANLSYKIRNVFHGLENFEANLRAGIELVPGFVENGGIYKSQEIGLNTSLTFPRLLIPFRSFRNTSAKYNPRTQIGLGYNYVERPEYTRTNVKVAMSYSWQPTVKTLWTLSFIDLNILNTTKIQPAFQNLLNELFEQGNNLKYSFNKSFVSDVNLTFVHNTNSIIGPQKNAHYFRASMESGGTSLNVLPGQEKWIRNVFGDTLQFYKYLRATIDYRRYWPTGRRSSFIARVNTGAIYSYGNSKVPPYEKYFFAGGSNSLRAWLPRRLGPGSAAPRITSNNLSIEAPGDFLLEGNLEWRGHLAKFFGDINYALFIDAGNVWSLNKSAPEAQKLKADTFVKEIAVGTGFGIRYDLSFFILRFDFGTKVYDPYTSKFVLDKLEFSKLFNRRQENFLNVNLGVGYPF from the coding sequence TTGAATATTAGTTGTAGGGTTACATATTTCGGATATCTCTTCCTTTTCTTCCTGGGAGTGACAGGTTGCGCCCGGAAAACAAGCACTTCGACAGGCCAGTACTTTCTGGGTACTTCTACTTTTAAAGGTAACAAAGTCATCAGTGATTCTGATCTTGATGCGCTTATTCCGCAGAGACCCAACAGCCGTTTCCTCAGTTTGCCCATTTTTCCAAAAGTTGGAATTTACCAGTTTGGAGAGCTGTTTTACAAAAAAGAAGAAAAGCAGCGCAAGGTTATCGAAGTGACGCAAAATTATCAGAAAGAATCGCGTTTACACGAAAATAATATCAGACAATTAGAAAAGATTCAGAGAAGATATGCCAAAAAACTGGCCCGTGCTCAAAAAAGGGTCGATGAAGGCAATTTCTGGATGCGTGTTTTGGGAGAAGCACCAGTTTATTATATCCAGAGCGAAGTAGTAAAAAATGCTGAAAAGATGCAAAAGTATCTTTATAATAATGGATTTTTTCAAAATACGGTCACATATAAAAACGACACCACTTTTAAACGGATTCAGGTAAAATATCTGATTAATGAAAACCGTCCTACGATTCTGGACAACATTAATTATCAGGTAAGAAACCAGATGATTGACAGTTTGTTAAAATCCTCATCCAAAGATGCGATGCTGATCAGCAAAAAAAGATACGATGGTGATGCTTTTGAAGAAGAAAGAGTAAGAATTGAAACTTTGCTCCGCAACCAGGGCTATTTCGGTTTTTCCCGTCAGAATGTTACTTTCCTGATTAATGATACCATTACCAAACCAAAAACCGATAGTCTTTTCAGGACAGTTGATGTAAATGTAAAAGTAAGTTTGCCGGCAAAAGAAAAAAATCCGGTTCCCTATTCCATTGAATCTGTCCGTTTTGAGGTATTGCCTCCGGCTGGATTACCGGATTCTCTTTTTAGAAAAGACACTGTTTATTCACAAGGAATCCAGTATATTTTTGCCGACAAAAAGTTTGCGCCCAGGATTCTGGATACCAAAATAGTCGTTCGTCCCGGCCAGCTTTACAGTCAGAAAAACGAAAGAGATACGCAGCGTCAGCTTTCCTTGACCGATCAGTTCCGGTTTGTAAATTATAGTTTTGATTCAACAGGACACAATCTGAAAGTGCATTATCAGGCCATTCCTTTGGAAAAATATCAGGTTTCGGCGGATGTTGGTCTGAACGTTATTCAGCTCCAGGGCGCTCCCGGACCTTTTGCAAACCTTTCTTATAAAATCCGGAATGTATTTCACGGTTTGGAAAACTTTGAAGCAAATTTACGTGCCGGTATTGAGCTGGTACCCGGTTTTGTAGAAAATGGCGGAATTTATAAAAGTCAGGAAATTGGATTGAATACCTCGTTGACTTTTCCTCGTCTATTAATTCCATTCCGTTCTTTTCGTAATACCTCAGCTAAATACAATCCACGAACGCAAATCGGTTTGGGATACAATTATGTTGAACGGCCGGAATATACCCGTACAAACGTAAAAGTTGCCATGAGCTATTCCTGGCAGCCAACTGTTAAGACTTTATGGACATTGTCCTTTATTGATCTTAACATTTTGAACACAACGAAAATACAGCCAGCTTTTCAGAACCTGCTTAATGAATTGTTCGAACAGGGAAATAACCTCAAATACAGTTTTAACAAATCTTTTGTTTCGGACGTTAACCTGACTTTCGTTCACAATACAAATTCCATTATAGGTCCCCAAAAAAATGCGCATTACTTTCGGGCGTCGATGGAATCTGGTGGAACAAGTCTGAATGTTTTACCTGGCCAGGAAAAATGGATCAGAAATGTTTTTGGAGACACTTTGCAATTTTACAAATATCTGAGAGCAACGATTGATTATCGCCGTTACTGGCCAACCGGAAGACGATCTTCGTTTATTGCCAGGGTAAATACCGGTGCCATTTACAGTTATGGAAACAGCAAAGTACCGCCTTACGAAAAATACTTTTTTGCGGGTGGATCCAATAGTTTGAGAGCATGGCTGCCACGCAGACTTGGTCCGGGTTCGGCCGCTCCGCGTATTACCTCTAATAATTTATCCATTGAAGCACCAGGAGATTTCCTGCTGGAAGGAAATCTGGAATGGCGCGGGCATCTCGCGAAATTTTTCGGAGATATCAATTATGCCCTTTTCATTGATGCCGGAAACGTCTGGAGCCTGAATAAATCTGCTCCCGAGGCCCAGAAACTGAAAGCAGATACCTTTGTAAAAGAAATCGCAGTCGGAACCGGTTTTGGTATCCGTTATGACCTTTCGTTTTTTATATTAAGATTCGATTTCGGAACAAAAGTTTACGATCCGTATACAAGCAAATTCGTCCTCGACAAACTTGAATTCAGCAAACTTTTCAACAGAAGACAAGAAAACTT